A single window of Pseudarthrobacter defluvii DNA harbors:
- a CDS encoding nucleotidyltransferase family protein: MTIAGHEAQLRIPEGVLLGHALVARLAVGLGIRVFFIKGPASVIQGLRQAKVSADVDVFVDPSRLDDLLEGLRERGWRERPVDPDHKTFPKHSVTLDHPEWPCCIDVHFRFPGMERAADDCFKALWANTVHMQLAGQRLRVPVKALGILFLALHALRSHELPACRQELEYLAVLTRRESHAEALLELASETGALAAIRPFLEGLLPEAIVQAWPEPSREWRNRVAAQAPGSARLIAIVQAPWAVKPNMIWAAIFPAPEVLLSGNIYADLSIPGRLRQHRVRWARFIRGVPRLMRSLRSLR; this comes from the coding sequence ATGACGATCGCTGGCCATGAAGCTCAACTCAGAATCCCGGAGGGCGTGCTCCTCGGCCACGCCCTCGTGGCTCGCTTGGCGGTCGGCCTGGGCATCAGGGTCTTCTTTATCAAGGGACCCGCTAGCGTCATCCAGGGGCTGCGTCAAGCCAAGGTATCGGCTGACGTGGACGTCTTTGTGGATCCCTCCAGGCTGGACGACTTGCTGGAGGGCCTCCGTGAACGGGGATGGCGGGAACGCCCCGTGGACCCGGACCACAAGACGTTCCCAAAGCACTCCGTGACCCTAGATCATCCAGAGTGGCCTTGTTGCATTGACGTCCATTTTCGTTTCCCCGGAATGGAGAGGGCGGCCGATGACTGTTTCAAGGCGCTGTGGGCAAACACTGTCCACATGCAGCTCGCAGGGCAACGGCTTAGGGTCCCTGTGAAGGCTCTTGGCATCTTGTTTCTGGCGTTGCACGCCCTACGGTCGCACGAGCTGCCAGCCTGCCGGCAGGAGCTTGAGTACTTGGCCGTCCTCACCCGGCGGGAATCCCACGCGGAGGCTCTCCTGGAGCTCGCTTCAGAAACCGGTGCCTTGGCAGCCATAAGGCCCTTCCTCGAGGGTCTTCTGCCCGAGGCCATTGTCCAGGCATGGCCGGAGCCCTCCCGAGAGTGGCGCAACCGCGTTGCCGCGCAGGCGCCTGGGAGCGCCCGGCTCATCGCCATCGTCCAGGCACCCTGGGCGGTCAAACCAAACATGATTTGGGCCGCGATCTTTCCAGCACCGGAAGTCCTACTCAGCGGAAATATCTATGCAGACTTGTCTATTCCGGGAAGACTCAGGCAACATCGCGTCCGGTGGGCGCGCTTTATACGTGGCGTTCCACGACTCATGCGGAGCCTTCGTAGCCTACGATGA
- a CDS encoding PqqD family protein, whose protein sequence is MTSAGITGSTRSVWQQRLFDELARGGDLLCLKVMGQRFVVRWGRAVTWQQRASMSIAWARCISGSLEPLLPPEPMEPSAGSQFTVSATCASMKYGDGTFQLEAASFEELAENLTSRLTVSAILANAGELTMLHACGVADPDTGAVVALVAKSGTGKTTAASVLARTYGYVTDETVAIAWDGSVVPYPKPLSVKQGAGAPKRQAGPDEFGLQPAPAMPFIQSIVLLNRVQGERPVAPVLKRVPLADALLALIPESSSQAEFLDPLQSLCRLIESVGGVWQVTYSEAADLPTVLEPLFQLQAASGTEWEPAAPEVAQEAPTPVWGIQRRAPKDAVKIGGDLLVMLDHEIVGLSGIGPAVWEACSGPARLDQVTEQVAKVHGEPEGYRAAVAEAVEQLIALSVLVRSEI, encoded by the coding sequence ATGACTTCCGCGGGAATCACGGGGAGCACACGCTCGGTATGGCAGCAGCGCCTGTTCGATGAATTGGCACGTGGCGGTGACCTCCTGTGTCTGAAGGTCATGGGCCAGCGATTTGTGGTCCGCTGGGGCCGTGCGGTCACGTGGCAGCAGCGGGCATCAATGAGCATCGCCTGGGCACGGTGTATCAGCGGTAGCCTTGAGCCGCTGCTGCCGCCGGAGCCGATGGAGCCCAGTGCTGGCAGCCAGTTCACGGTTTCGGCTACCTGCGCGTCCATGAAGTACGGAGACGGCACCTTCCAGCTCGAGGCAGCCTCCTTTGAGGAGCTGGCTGAAAACCTCACGTCTCGGCTCACGGTGTCCGCGATTCTGGCTAATGCCGGTGAACTGACCATGCTCCACGCCTGCGGAGTAGCGGATCCGGACACTGGGGCAGTGGTTGCTCTGGTAGCCAAGTCTGGAACAGGAAAGACCACCGCAGCGTCCGTGCTCGCCAGGACCTATGGTTATGTCACTGACGAAACGGTAGCCATCGCCTGGGACGGCTCCGTGGTTCCCTATCCCAAGCCCTTATCGGTCAAGCAGGGAGCCGGTGCACCTAAACGCCAGGCGGGACCGGATGAGTTCGGACTTCAGCCGGCCCCGGCTATGCCCTTCATCCAGTCCATCGTGCTTTTGAACCGGGTCCAGGGCGAGCGTCCGGTGGCTCCGGTGCTGAAACGGGTACCGCTGGCCGACGCTTTGCTGGCCCTGATCCCGGAATCGTCCTCGCAGGCCGAATTTTTGGATCCTCTGCAGTCGCTATGCCGCCTCATCGAGAGTGTCGGGGGAGTGTGGCAGGTGACCTACTCGGAAGCAGCCGACCTGCCAACCGTCTTGGAGCCCCTGTTCCAGCTGCAGGCAGCCTCAGGGACCGAGTGGGAACCCGCCGCGCCGGAAGTTGCCCAGGAAGCACCTACTCCCGTCTGGGGCATCCAGCGCAGGGCCCCCAAGGATGCCGTGAAGATCGGTGGGGACCTGCTGGTCATGCTGGACCACGAGATAGTGGGCCTGAGCGGGATCGGCCCCGCCGTCTGGGAGGCCTGCTCCGGGCCGGCACGGCTGGACCAGGTGACTGAACAAGTAGCGAAGGTGCACGGCGAACCGGAAGGTTACCGGGCCGCCGTCGCCGAAGCCGTAGAGCAGCTCATCGCACTGTCGGTTCTGGTACGCAGCGAAATCTGA
- a CDS encoding polysaccharide biosynthesis tyrosine autokinase → MSTTTMPQEPSPGLDLADYLAILRVYWKAIVAFTLLATLAAAGWTVLQPKIYSSDSSGIVVTPGSDNVSLALAGDSLAKAKVKNYESVAKSRLVADRVIQALDLKTTADVLLGSISVKVPLDTAEIRVTAQSKDPATAQRVADAWVNGLAAQVEAIETAPPADPAGQASPAVTPNAGSQANAATAVRLLPLGKAVLPTSPTSPNTKLNLALGALVGLALGVAYALIRRHLDRRIRKAADIERLFGVPVIGTLPVDHRLDGKSTIVDAGTAAQLHDAGGAMAEALRELRTNISFLDVDQPPRIIVVTSSMQAEGKSTVTANLAVTMAAAGENVVVVDGDLRRPTLVDVFNLVPGAGVTDVLTGNADLVDVLQPWGALPNLSVLGSGRIPPNPSELLGSRAMKNMLTTLARDAVVLIDAPPLLPVTDAAVLSRAADGAILVIRTGRTTQEQLDQSLGNLEKVKGRVLGAVLNYVPIRGRDAYSYYGTYSSAPEPSSAVPEAADDSQDVDTRDVIDAIPGARRVRI, encoded by the coding sequence ATGAGCACAACAACCATGCCTCAGGAGCCGTCCCCGGGCCTGGACCTGGCGGACTACCTGGCCATCCTGCGGGTCTACTGGAAGGCCATCGTCGCCTTCACCCTGCTGGCCACCTTGGCGGCGGCCGGGTGGACCGTCCTCCAGCCAAAGATCTACTCCTCTGATTCCAGCGGCATCGTGGTCACGCCGGGCTCGGACAACGTGAGCCTGGCACTCGCCGGCGACAGCCTGGCCAAGGCCAAGGTCAAGAACTATGAGTCCGTGGCGAAATCACGGCTTGTCGCAGACCGGGTCATCCAGGCCCTAGACCTGAAAACAACTGCCGATGTCCTCCTCGGCAGCATCAGTGTCAAGGTGCCGCTGGACACGGCCGAGATCAGGGTTACCGCCCAGTCCAAGGATCCCGCAACTGCGCAGCGGGTGGCCGATGCCTGGGTCAACGGCCTCGCCGCGCAGGTGGAGGCCATTGAGACGGCGCCCCCCGCTGACCCGGCCGGACAGGCCAGCCCTGCGGTAACGCCCAACGCAGGGTCGCAGGCGAATGCAGCCACGGCCGTCCGTCTACTGCCCCTCGGCAAAGCTGTCCTCCCTACCAGCCCCACGTCACCCAACACCAAGCTCAACCTGGCCCTTGGCGCCCTCGTCGGGTTGGCCCTGGGCGTGGCTTATGCGCTGATCCGCCGGCACCTGGACCGGCGGATTCGAAAGGCTGCGGACATCGAGCGGCTGTTCGGCGTCCCCGTAATCGGCACACTCCCGGTGGACCACCGACTCGACGGGAAGAGCACCATCGTGGACGCGGGTACCGCCGCACAGCTTCATGACGCTGGCGGCGCCATGGCTGAGGCTCTCCGCGAGCTCCGCACGAACATCAGCTTCCTTGACGTCGACCAGCCGCCACGGATCATCGTGGTCACGAGCTCGATGCAGGCGGAGGGCAAGTCCACGGTAACGGCCAATTTGGCGGTCACCATGGCGGCAGCAGGTGAAAACGTCGTGGTGGTCGACGGCGACCTCCGCCGGCCTACGCTGGTGGACGTTTTCAACCTGGTTCCCGGCGCTGGGGTCACCGATGTCCTCACCGGCAACGCCGACCTGGTTGATGTCCTCCAGCCCTGGGGTGCGTTGCCCAACCTCTCAGTCCTGGGATCGGGCCGCATCCCGCCGAACCCCAGCGAGCTGCTCGGTTCCCGGGCCATGAAGAACATGCTTACTACCCTGGCCAGGGATGCTGTGGTCCTGATCGACGCACCGCCGCTTCTTCCCGTGACGGACGCTGCCGTCCTCTCGCGCGCCGCCGACGGCGCCATCCTCGTGATTCGGACCGGCAGGACCACCCAGGAGCAGCTGGACCAGTCCCTGGGCAACCTTGAGAAGGTCAAGGGGCGGGTCCTGGGAGCCGTTCTCAACTACGTTCCAATCAGGGGCAGGGACGCCTACTCCTACTACGGAACATATTCCTCGGCGCCCGAGCCGTCTTCTGCGGTACCTGAGGCCGCCGACGATTCGCAGGATGTGGACACCCGTGACGTAATTGACGCCATCCCCGGCGCCCGCAGGGTCAGGATCTAG
- a CDS encoding PqqD family protein translates to MGVAWRRSAHVAQVCTEPRARVALLHLDATQPVVLEGPAAVIWDLIDGQRTEQDIFAELEATFEDQSGQMQAQVEGFLASLEAQRLIEAASGAAH, encoded by the coding sequence GTGGGTGTGGCATGGCGGCGCTCCGCCCACGTTGCTCAAGTCTGCACAGAACCCCGGGCCCGCGTCGCCTTGCTGCACCTCGATGCGACCCAACCGGTGGTTCTGGAAGGACCAGCAGCGGTTATCTGGGACCTGATTGATGGCCAGCGGACTGAGCAGGACATCTTCGCTGAGCTTGAGGCCACCTTCGAGGACCAGTCAGGACAGATGCAGGCGCAGGTGGAAGGCTTCCTGGCAAGCCTCGAAGCGCAGCGCCTGATCGAGGCTGCCTCCGGCGCTGCTCACTAA
- the paaD gene encoding 1,2-phenylacetyl-CoA epoxidase subunit PaaD: MYISDFESRTRTPQQDAWDIAATVCDPEIPVLTIADLGILRNVEVQDNHVTVTITPTYSGCPAMDAIRDDLYTAFKKEGYQDVHVDLVLAPAWTTDWMTEAGKQKLQQYGIAPPTGNSKAGGHSGPIRLSLAVKCPQCNSLNTKELTRFGSTSCKALYVCQDCKEPFDYFKVL, translated from the coding sequence GTGTACATCTCTGACTTCGAGTCCCGCACCCGCACCCCGCAGCAGGACGCGTGGGACATCGCGGCCACGGTCTGCGACCCGGAGATCCCGGTGCTCACCATCGCTGACCTGGGCATCCTGCGCAACGTGGAAGTACAAGACAACCACGTCACCGTCACCATCACGCCCACGTACTCGGGCTGCCCGGCCATGGACGCCATCCGGGACGACCTCTACACCGCCTTCAAGAAGGAGGGCTACCAGGACGTGCACGTGGACCTGGTCCTGGCCCCGGCGTGGACCACGGACTGGATGACGGAGGCCGGAAAGCAGAAGCTGCAGCAGTACGGCATCGCCCCGCCCACCGGGAACAGCAAAGCAGGCGGCCACTCCGGCCCCATCCGGCTGAGCCTGGCCGTGAAGTGCCCGCAGTGCAACAGCCTCAACACCAAGGAACTCACCCGCTTCGGTTCCACGTCCTGCAAGGCGCTGTATGTGTGCCAGGACTGCAAGGAACCGTTCGACTACTTCAAAGTCCTGTAA
- the paaB gene encoding 1,2-phenylacetyl-CoA epoxidase subunit PaaB, whose product MSPHGNPDAPASAATEINREAPKVSPAPEHHDRSAWGLWEVFVRSSRGLSHVHAGSLHAPDAAMALRNARDLYTRRNEGVSIWVVPADAIAASDPDSKGSFFESPQGKDYRHATYYTKSEGVKHL is encoded by the coding sequence ATGAGCCCGCACGGCAACCCTGACGCCCCCGCAAGCGCCGCCACCGAGATCAACCGCGAAGCCCCCAAGGTCAGCCCCGCACCCGAGCACCACGACAGGAGCGCCTGGGGCCTCTGGGAGGTCTTCGTCCGGTCCAGCCGCGGCCTGAGCCACGTCCACGCCGGCTCCCTGCACGCACCGGACGCCGCCATGGCCCTCCGCAACGCACGCGACCTCTACACCCGCCGCAACGAGGGCGTCTCCATCTGGGTTGTCCCGGCCGACGCCATCGCCGCCAGCGATCCCGACTCCAAGGGCTCCTTCTTCGAGTCCCCGCAGGGCAAGGACTACCGCCACGCCACGTACTACACCAAGAGCGAAGGGGTGAAGCACCTGTGA
- the paaE gene encoding 1,2-phenylacetyl-CoA epoxidase subunit PaaE has product MPVVRQTAAEEAEVTGRRRPSFHTLAVKEVRRLTDDAIEVGFHVPAELAGKFDYLPGQYVALRTTLPDEIGEPKEIRRSYSICAEPRSFADGTSEIRVAIKKDLGGLFSTWANAELKAGDTLDVMSPMGAFVSKHGRDGVAVDQNVMNSMNHPEDLAGEAGNFVAIAAGSGITPVIAIARTLLAANPDTRFDLIYANKAAMDVMFLEELADLKDKYPQRLAIHHVLSREQRIAPLLSGRIDAEKLQQLLGIALHADDVDEWFLCGPFELVQLCRDTLAERGVKPENVRFELFTSGKPDRPEGQAGRPVVVDESKETYKITFKLDGLQGEVASPTHARESILNAALRVRPDVPFACAGGVCGTCRAKVVTGSVTMDENYALEQDELDKGYVLTCQSHPTSKEVTVDFDV; this is encoded by the coding sequence ATGCCTGTTGTCCGCCAGACCGCCGCCGAAGAGGCTGAGGTGACCGGCCGCCGTCGTCCGTCCTTCCACACCCTGGCCGTCAAGGAGGTGCGCCGGCTCACCGACGATGCCATCGAGGTGGGCTTCCATGTGCCGGCCGAGCTCGCCGGCAAGTTCGACTACCTGCCCGGCCAGTACGTGGCCCTGCGCACCACGCTGCCGGATGAGATCGGCGAGCCGAAGGAAATCCGCCGCAGCTACTCCATCTGCGCCGAGCCGCGCAGCTTCGCGGACGGCACCAGCGAGATCCGCGTGGCCATCAAGAAGGACCTGGGCGGCCTGTTCTCCACGTGGGCCAACGCCGAGCTGAAGGCGGGGGACACCCTGGACGTGATGAGCCCCATGGGCGCGTTCGTGTCCAAGCACGGCCGCGACGGCGTGGCCGTGGACCAGAACGTCATGAACTCCATGAACCACCCGGAGGACCTGGCGGGGGAGGCAGGGAACTTCGTGGCCATCGCGGCTGGGTCCGGCATCACCCCGGTGATCGCCATCGCCCGCACGCTACTGGCCGCCAACCCGGACACCCGGTTCGACCTGATCTACGCCAACAAGGCCGCCATGGACGTGATGTTCCTGGAGGAGCTGGCGGACCTGAAGGACAAGTACCCGCAGCGGCTGGCCATCCACCACGTGCTTTCCCGCGAGCAGCGGATCGCGCCGCTGCTGAGCGGCCGGATTGATGCCGAGAAGCTGCAGCAGTTGCTGGGCATCGCCCTGCATGCGGACGATGTGGACGAGTGGTTCCTGTGCGGGCCGTTCGAGCTGGTGCAGCTGTGCCGGGACACCCTGGCCGAGCGCGGGGTGAAGCCGGAGAATGTCCGGTTCGAGCTGTTCACCTCCGGCAAGCCGGACCGCCCGGAGGGTCAGGCGGGCCGTCCCGTGGTGGTGGATGAGTCCAAGGAGACGTACAAGATCACGTTCAAGCTGGACGGCCTGCAGGGCGAGGTGGCCAGCCCCACCCACGCCCGCGAGTCCATCCTCAACGCGGCGCTGCGGGTGCGCCCGGACGTGCCGTTCGCGTGCGCCGGGGGAGTGTGCGGCACCTGCCGGGCCAAGGTGGTCACCGGCAGCGTGACCATGGACGAGAACTACGCACTGGAGCAGGATGAGCTGGACAAGGGCTACGTCCTGACCTGCCAGAGCCACCCCACCAGCAAGGAAGTCACGGTCGACTTCGACGTCTAA
- a CDS encoding DUF3616 domain-containing protein, with the protein MSEWPPPDEPSGEVKLLFEESSTVGGKKDLRDGLSAIARQGRHFWVANDESTSLERLTLEGDHARDHRSFDLTKVLELPGEGEIDIEGLDVDDDTLWLLGSHSSVRKRVKDKHSPDEARDLLAAVEVSQRRQVLARISTQALLDPDGTMTAEQQRPAVFGPGQGGGGLLGMLAGDRHLGGFIGSLPIPGKDNGIDFEGLAVAGDRVFVGLRGPVLRGWAVIVELRVGDGPGIVPEPIGPEGWTYRKHFLDLRGLGVRDLCRHRDDLLVLAGPTMELDGRTAVLRWQGAMTSENEAVLRKDDLKCALNVPFGKSEDRAEGITLLEGGRSVLVVYDSPADERKTGDHGVRADVFDLRA; encoded by the coding sequence GTGAGCGAATGGCCTCCGCCAGACGAACCGTCGGGCGAAGTGAAACTCCTTTTCGAGGAATCCAGCACGGTCGGTGGCAAGAAGGATCTGCGTGATGGACTGTCCGCGATTGCCCGCCAGGGCAGGCATTTCTGGGTCGCAAACGACGAGAGTACCAGCCTCGAGCGGCTCACCCTTGAGGGCGACCATGCCCGCGACCATCGCAGCTTTGATCTCACCAAGGTCCTTGAGCTGCCCGGGGAGGGTGAAATCGACATCGAAGGTCTCGATGTCGATGATGACACGCTGTGGCTGCTCGGGTCACACAGTTCGGTGCGCAAGCGGGTCAAGGACAAGCACAGCCCTGACGAGGCACGGGACTTGTTGGCGGCGGTGGAGGTCAGCCAGCGCCGGCAGGTGCTGGCACGGATCTCGACCCAAGCATTGCTTGACCCTGACGGCACCATGACTGCTGAGCAGCAACGCCCCGCCGTATTCGGCCCTGGTCAAGGCGGCGGAGGCCTGTTGGGCATGCTGGCCGGCGACCGGCACCTTGGGGGCTTCATAGGGTCACTCCCAATCCCGGGCAAGGACAACGGGATCGACTTTGAGGGACTCGCCGTGGCAGGTGACAGGGTGTTCGTCGGCCTGCGCGGGCCGGTGTTGCGCGGGTGGGCGGTAATTGTCGAGCTCCGGGTCGGCGACGGGCCAGGCATCGTCCCTGAGCCGATAGGTCCTGAGGGCTGGACGTACCGGAAGCACTTCCTTGACCTGCGTGGCCTGGGCGTGCGGGATCTGTGCCGTCACCGAGACGACCTGCTCGTCCTGGCGGGACCAACCATGGAGCTCGACGGACGCACGGCGGTGCTTCGCTGGCAGGGCGCAATGACGTCCGAGAACGAGGCGGTTCTGCGCAAAGATGACCTGAAATGCGCTCTCAATGTACCGTTCGGGAAAAGCGAGGACCGGGCCGAGGGCATCACCTTGCTGGAGGGCGGCAGGTCGGTTCTGGTGGTGTACGACTCGCCCGCTGACGAGCGCAAAACCGGAGATCATGGCGTCCGCGCCGACGTCTTCGATCTACGGGCGTAG
- the paaC gene encoding 1,2-phenylacetyl-CoA epoxidase subunit PaaC, translated as MSEANASATRITPGNALRPEDIALEVRTGLVKPSEDIAEYALRLGDDALILAQRLGHWISRAPELEEDIALGNIALDQLGHARSFLTYAGAAWDKSEDDLAYFRREHEFRSVQLFEQPNGDFAATIARQFVVSYYQYELYRRLTESTDETLAAIAAKAVKEVDYHRDHSAQWVLRLAGGTEESRQRMIHGLLTMWPYVNELFQDDDLTQRLAEAGAGVAPSSLKEDFDRLIAEILTEAELEVPDVPAAPGGGRYGKHSEHLGYILAEMQVLAREHPGASW; from the coding sequence GTGAGCGAAGCGAATGCCAGTGCAACAAGAATCACCCCCGGCAACGCCCTCCGCCCGGAAGACATCGCGCTCGAGGTCCGCACCGGCCTGGTGAAGCCCTCCGAGGACATCGCCGAGTACGCCCTCCGCCTGGGCGACGACGCCCTGATCCTCGCCCAGCGCCTGGGCCACTGGATCTCCCGGGCGCCGGAGCTGGAAGAGGACATCGCCCTGGGCAACATCGCCCTGGACCAGCTGGGCCACGCCCGCAGCTTCCTCACCTACGCCGGTGCCGCGTGGGACAAGTCCGAGGATGACTTGGCCTACTTCCGCCGCGAACACGAGTTCCGCTCCGTGCAGCTGTTCGAGCAGCCCAACGGCGACTTCGCGGCCACCATCGCCCGCCAGTTCGTGGTGAGCTACTACCAGTACGAGCTCTACCGCCGGCTCACCGAATCCACGGATGAGACCCTGGCCGCCATCGCCGCCAAGGCCGTGAAGGAAGTGGACTACCACCGGGACCACAGCGCCCAGTGGGTCCTGCGACTGGCCGGCGGCACCGAGGAATCCCGCCAGCGGATGATCCACGGCCTGCTGACCATGTGGCCGTACGTCAACGAACTGTTCCAGGACGATGACCTGACGCAGCGCCTCGCTGAGGCGGGTGCCGGCGTCGCGCCTTCCTCGCTGAAAGAGGACTTTGACCGGCTCATCGCTGAAATCCTGACCGAGGCGGAGCTGGAGGTTCCGGACGTGCCCGCCGCCCCGGGCGGCGGCCGGTATGGCAAGCACTCGGAGCACCTGGGCTACATCCTCGCCGAAATGCAGGTGCTGGCCCGTGAACATCCCGGAGCCAGCTGGTGA
- a CDS encoding enoyl-CoA hydratase/isomerase family protein: MIYLSISNGIAEVVLDAPQKLNSLDEQALRDLTQAYDDAAAAASRGEVRALLLRGEGRAFCAGRDIAGVTPENDDAAAYLGGLVEPLLKKMAAFPAPTFAAAQGACLGVGLGLLLATDVVYVAENAKFGSPFAKLGATLDSGGHWYFTERLGMHRTLDLIYTADLISGAEAVAQGMFSRAMPADSLLDSTREIVSRVAAGATGAFVASKELVAHIRDQRLGLWQAMQEENEEQARLCKTDDYAEGFRAFQEKREPKFTGSPR; the protein is encoded by the coding sequence ATGATTTACCTTTCCATCAGCAACGGCATCGCCGAGGTAGTGCTGGACGCGCCGCAGAAGCTGAACTCGCTGGATGAGCAGGCGCTGCGGGATTTAACCCAGGCGTACGACGACGCTGCTGCCGCCGCCTCACGCGGTGAGGTGCGGGCGCTGCTGCTGAGGGGAGAGGGCCGGGCCTTCTGCGCGGGCCGGGACATCGCGGGGGTCACCCCGGAGAATGATGACGCCGCCGCGTACCTGGGCGGCCTTGTGGAGCCGTTGCTGAAGAAGATGGCCGCTTTCCCTGCGCCGACCTTTGCTGCCGCGCAGGGGGCATGCCTGGGCGTGGGGCTGGGGCTGCTGCTCGCGACGGACGTGGTGTACGTGGCGGAAAACGCCAAGTTCGGCTCGCCGTTCGCCAAGCTGGGCGCCACGCTGGACTCGGGCGGGCACTGGTACTTCACGGAGCGGCTGGGCATGCACCGGACCCTGGACCTGATCTACACGGCGGACCTGATCTCGGGCGCCGAGGCCGTGGCGCAGGGGATGTTCAGCCGTGCCATGCCGGCTGACTCGTTGTTGGACTCGACGCGGGAGATCGTTTCGCGGGTGGCGGCCGGGGCCACGGGTGCCTTTGTTGCCTCGAAGGAGCTGGTGGCGCACATCCGCGACCAGCGCCTGGGCCTGTGGCAGGCCATGCAGGAGGAAAACGAGGAGCAGGCGCGGCTCTGCAAAACCGACGACTATGCGGAGGGTTTCCGGGCGTTCCAGGAGAAGCGAGAGCCGAAATTCACGGGTTCCCCCCGCTAG
- the paaA gene encoding 1,2-phenylacetyl-CoA epoxidase subunit PaaA → MAAQNLQSVPAELTPEEDAAGQAHFDRIIAEDSRIEPRDWMPADYRKTLLRQVSQHAHSEIIGMQPEANWISRAPSLKRKAILMAKVQDEAGHGLYLYSAAETLGQSRDKMMDDLIAGKARYSSIFNYPALTWADMGAIGWLVDGAAICNQVPLCRASYGPYGRAMVRVCKEESFHQRQGFEILLELSNGTPEQKQMAQDAVNRWYAPALMMFGPPDDDSPNSKQSMAWNIKRFSNDELRSRFVGMMVEQVRVLGLTLPDDQIRFNEDTRKWEHGPLDWDEFHEVLAGRGPCNAQRLERRRAAHDDGAWVREAAAAYAAKQQAKESMKTKEYAA, encoded by the coding sequence ATGGCAGCGCAGAACTTGCAGTCAGTGCCGGCTGAGCTAACCCCGGAAGAGGACGCCGCAGGCCAGGCCCACTTTGACCGGATCATCGCCGAGGACTCGCGCATCGAGCCCCGCGACTGGATGCCGGCGGACTACCGCAAGACCCTCCTGCGCCAGGTCTCCCAGCACGCGCACTCCGAGATCATCGGCATGCAGCCGGAGGCCAACTGGATCTCCCGCGCGCCGAGCCTGAAACGCAAGGCCATCCTCATGGCCAAGGTCCAGGACGAGGCCGGCCACGGACTCTACCTCTACAGCGCCGCCGAGACCCTGGGCCAGTCCCGGGACAAGATGATGGACGACCTCATCGCCGGCAAGGCCCGCTACTCCAGCATCTTCAACTATCCGGCGCTGACCTGGGCGGACATGGGCGCCATCGGCTGGCTGGTGGACGGCGCAGCCATCTGCAACCAGGTCCCGCTGTGCCGCGCCTCCTACGGCCCCTACGGCCGGGCCATGGTGCGCGTCTGCAAGGAAGAGTCCTTCCACCAGCGCCAGGGCTTCGAGATCCTCCTGGAACTTTCCAACGGCACCCCCGAGCAGAAGCAGATGGCCCAGGACGCGGTGAACCGCTGGTACGCCCCGGCCCTGATGATGTTCGGCCCGCCGGATGACGATTCCCCCAACTCCAAGCAGTCCATGGCCTGGAACATCAAGCGGTTCAGCAATGACGAGCTCCGCAGCCGGTTCGTGGGCATGATGGTGGAGCAGGTCCGGGTCCTGGGCCTCACCCTCCCGGATGACCAGATCCGCTTCAACGAGGACACCAGGAAGTGGGAGCACGGGCCGTTGGACTGGGACGAGTTCCACGAAGTCCTGGCCGGCCGCGGTCCCTGCAACGCCCAGCGCCTTGAGCGCCGGCGGGCAGCGCACGACGACGGCGCCTGGGTCCGCGAAGCAGCGGCGGCCTACGCAGCAAAACAGCAGGCAAAAGAGTCAATGAAGACGAAGGAATACGCAGCATGA